A section of the Desulfovibrio sp. X2 genome encodes:
- a CDS encoding dihydroorotate dehydrogenase — protein MEHKTCRTLRVVAVRLLNGGEQFLLTLENPGFSAWKPGQFVMIRPVSWGFEMVWARPVSIAWCDEHGLTLVVRRAGRGTARMAGLAPGDEVTLWGPLGTSFVTDPAAPTLLLAGGIGLAPFWGYAARHPAPENLHLLFGHTLPLDAFPMEPFASLGKVETFYQQTAEQLGEFVALLEARVADFAAREKGLVLACGPGPFLRTVHRLALAHGVRCQLSLENRMACGIGACLGCVATDASGHRVQSCTRGPVFWATDLSPEF, from the coding sequence ATGGAGCACAAGACCTGCCGTACCCTTCGCGTCGTCGCAGTGCGTCTGCTGAACGGCGGCGAGCAATTTTTGCTGACCCTGGAGAATCCCGGCTTTTCCGCCTGGAAGCCGGGCCAGTTCGTGATGATACGCCCCGTTTCCTGGGGCTTCGAGATGGTCTGGGCCCGGCCCGTGTCCATCGCCTGGTGCGATGAGCACGGCCTGACGCTCGTGGTCCGCCGCGCGGGCCGCGGCACCGCGCGCATGGCCGGGCTCGCGCCCGGCGACGAGGTCACCCTCTGGGGGCCGCTCGGCACGAGCTTCGTCACCGACCCGGCCGCGCCTACCCTGCTGCTCGCGGGCGGCATCGGGCTGGCGCCGTTCTGGGGCTATGCCGCGCGCCATCCGGCGCCGGAGAATCTGCATCTCCTCTTCGGCCACACCCTGCCGCTCGACGCCTTCCCCATGGAGCCCTTCGCTTCCCTCGGCAAGGTGGAGACCTTCTACCAGCAGACGGCGGAGCAGCTCGGCGAGTTCGTGGCCCTGCTCGAGGCGCGCGTGGCGGACTTCGCGGCGCGGGAGAAGGGCCTTGTCCTGGCCTGCGGCCCCGGCCCCTTCCTGCGCACCGTGCACCGCCTGGCGCTCGCGCACGGCGTGCGCTGCCAGCTCTCCCTGGAGAACCGCATGGCCTGCGGCATCGGCGCCTGCCTCGGCTGCGTGGCCACGGACGCCTCCGGCCACCGCGTCCAGTCCTGCACCCGCGGCCCGGTCTTCTGGGCCACCGACCTCTCTCCGGAGTTCTGA
- a CDS encoding DNA integrity scanning protein DisA nucleotide-binding domain protein, whose product MPAAETLSIYNIHDGLSDGLSHFSPDSRAAVIYAVREDDPLRVYDPQNLLAGHELKLKETFADPEALRHVTGVQPWGTEHVRIEPPDLAGLIGYGGRSRNAAFQMWFTEHHPDMCSTGPTRCWLEHAVRLLSHDLSSGEAASLGTAGYVLREYSVHAVRDYIVDERNRRLGWDTRLRIYPLLDAVLNISKTREEGRWPRGDLVFVEPPDLARLNFLVRFPSTEQPATRDYKHVRKLLQCVEQGGRWLASDGAQVVGVVQGPRPRGSVAAEFKGSHGFIRLDEEAVCSFSDGAFTSSTRKANLVHLEEILLASRLDPSSQHILFQCVQSLVHAAQDSGHGCGIVVDLGLSPLSIPGQHLEVPLDLVNSGNLELAKALSCVDGALHVGADLHLHGFACLLDGTSVPGESRARGARYNSAVRFTAMHDDLVVIVVSSDRPVSILQNGVELTASCAWIPLSSRLRRPPTMEEWLAAAGV is encoded by the coding sequence GTGCCGGCAGCCGAAACTCTCAGCATCTACAACATCCACGACGGCCTCTCGGACGGGCTTTCGCACTTCTCTCCGGACAGCCGCGCGGCCGTGATCTACGCCGTCAGGGAGGACGACCCCCTCCGGGTCTACGACCCGCAGAACCTGCTCGCGGGCCACGAGCTGAAGCTCAAGGAGACCTTCGCCGATCCCGAGGCGCTCAGGCACGTCACCGGCGTGCAGCCCTGGGGCACGGAGCACGTGCGCATCGAGCCGCCGGACCTGGCCGGGCTCATCGGCTACGGCGGCCGCTCGCGCAACGCGGCCTTCCAGATGTGGTTCACCGAGCACCATCCGGACATGTGCTCCACCGGGCCCACGCGCTGCTGGCTCGAGCACGCCGTGCGCCTCCTCTCCCACGACCTCTCTTCGGGCGAGGCCGCCTCGCTCGGCACCGCGGGCTACGTGCTGCGCGAGTACTCAGTGCACGCCGTGCGCGACTACATCGTGGACGAGCGCAACCGCCGCCTGGGCTGGGACACGAGGCTGCGCATCTATCCGCTGCTCGACGCGGTGCTGAACATCTCGAAGACCAGGGAGGAGGGGCGCTGGCCGCGCGGCGACCTCGTCTTCGTGGAGCCGCCGGACCTCGCGCGGCTGAACTTCCTGGTGCGCTTCCCGTCCACCGAGCAGCCCGCGACGCGCGACTACAAGCACGTGCGCAAGCTCCTGCAGTGCGTGGAGCAGGGCGGGCGCTGGCTGGCCTCGGACGGAGCGCAGGTCGTGGGCGTGGTGCAGGGGCCGAGGCCCAGGGGCAGCGTGGCGGCCGAATTCAAGGGCAGCCACGGCTTCATCCGGCTGGACGAGGAGGCCGTCTGCTCCTTTTCCGACGGCGCCTTCACCTCGAGCACGCGCAAGGCCAACCTGGTGCATCTCGAGGAGATCCTGCTCGCCTCGCGCCTCGATCCCTCCTCGCAGCACATCCTCTTCCAGTGCGTGCAGTCCCTGGTCCACGCGGCCCAGGACTCGGGCCACGGCTGCGGCATCGTGGTGGACCTGGGCCTCTCGCCCCTGTCCATCCCCGGCCAGCACCTGGAGGTGCCGCTCGATCTGGTCAATTCCGGGAACCTGGAGCTGGCCAAGGCGCTCTCCTGCGTGGACGGGGCGCTGCACGTGGGCGCGGACCTGCACCTGCACGGCTTCGCCTGCCTGCTGGACGGCACGAGCGTGCCGGGCGAGAGCCGGGCGCGCGGCGCGCGCTACAACTCCGCCGTGCGCTTCACGGCCATGCACGACGACCTCGTGGTCATCGTGGTCTCGTCGGACCGGCCGGTCTCCATCCTGCAAAACGGCGTGGAGCTGACCGCGAGCTGCGCCTGGATTCCCCTCTCCAGCCGCCTGCGCAGGCCTCCGACCATGGAGGAATGGCTGGCCGCGGCCGGAGTCTAG
- the sucD gene encoding succinate--CoA ligase subunit alpha — MLLDEDKSKDLFAAAGIPVPHGMVVRAGDESRPEPFFPPPWIVKALVLSGGRGKAGGVLRAENKQALDKALDAVFALKIGGEPVRLARVEPAVEHERELYLSLSVSRDRAGMVLAASGSGGMDVESGANGSVRIETVDLPDGPTPYQVRSAFFALDLPHAAWTPFNELVAALWKAVRGNNLLLAEINPLVYLQDEHEEPAEEDEKDEDSDDSANDSANDSADESGNESSGNGDTGEAGAESADESSNGKAAASRKAEEKRKEECKGRFLALDAKCEIDSSAMCGRKDLEAYFEPSHLKEEERISRDAGFAYVSLTGSVGLLANGAGLAMATMDSLNLAGLPAANFLDLGGAADERRMGRALELLFGDLRVEAVFINLYGGILSCGDVAKALAAVLGGRPPQKPLVVRMAGNGASVGLGVLGSLAQPDIHVVGDMAEALSVLRTLTDQKEPARIVMPEDDWAPAPPASSHDAADIGAFPLCRESAVLVQGATGRVAGKHIELMRAYGTNVVAGVTPFKGGAEVNGLPVYDCVADACREHRIDASIIFVPGPFAADAALEAARAGIPWVVCITEGVPQQDMLAVLPKLGCLGTRLVGPNTPGVIVPRQCKIGIMPAEPFTPGPVAVFSRSGTLTYEAASRLSGEGMGQSFCLGIGGDPFTGLDFVDCLQMAAADPETRAVLLIGEIGGRAEEDAAAWLREHPIGKPVAAFVAGVTAPPGKRLGHAGAILEEHSGGAGAKLAALREAGISLCASLDEVPKVMAELL, encoded by the coding sequence ATGCTGCTCGACGAGGACAAAAGCAAGGACCTGTTCGCCGCCGCGGGGATTCCCGTGCCCCACGGCATGGTCGTCCGCGCGGGAGACGAATCGCGACCCGAGCCGTTCTTCCCGCCCCCCTGGATCGTCAAGGCCCTGGTCCTCTCGGGCGGGCGAGGCAAGGCGGGTGGCGTCCTCCGGGCAGAGAACAAGCAGGCGCTGGACAAGGCGCTCGACGCGGTCTTCGCCCTGAAGATCGGCGGCGAGCCCGTGCGCCTGGCGCGCGTCGAGCCCGCCGTGGAGCACGAGCGCGAACTCTATCTTTCCCTGTCCGTGTCGCGCGACCGGGCGGGCATGGTGCTCGCGGCGAGCGGCTCCGGCGGCATGGATGTCGAGAGCGGGGCGAACGGCTCGGTGCGCATCGAGACCGTGGACCTGCCCGACGGCCCGACCCCGTATCAGGTGCGCTCCGCCTTCTTCGCCCTCGATCTGCCGCACGCGGCCTGGACGCCTTTCAACGAGCTCGTGGCCGCGCTCTGGAAGGCGGTGCGCGGGAACAACCTGCTCCTCGCCGAGATCAACCCCCTGGTCTATCTCCAGGACGAGCACGAGGAGCCTGCCGAAGAGGACGAAAAGGACGAGGATTCCGACGACTCCGCGAATGACTCTGCGAATGACTCAGCGGACGAATCCGGGAACGAGTCCTCCGGAAACGGAGACACGGGCGAGGCCGGCGCCGAGTCGGCGGACGAATCCTCGAACGGCAAGGCGGCCGCGTCGCGCAAGGCCGAGGAGAAGCGAAAGGAAGAGTGCAAGGGCCGCTTCCTGGCCCTGGACGCCAAGTGCGAGATAGATTCCAGCGCCATGTGCGGCCGCAAGGACCTGGAGGCCTACTTCGAGCCCTCCCACCTGAAGGAAGAGGAACGCATCTCGCGCGATGCGGGCTTCGCCTACGTCAGCCTCACCGGCTCGGTGGGGCTTCTGGCCAACGGCGCCGGGCTGGCCATGGCCACCATGGACAGCCTGAACCTGGCCGGGCTGCCCGCGGCCAACTTCCTGGACCTCGGCGGCGCGGCGGACGAGCGGCGCATGGGCCGGGCCCTGGAGCTGCTCTTCGGCGACCTGCGCGTCGAGGCGGTGTTCATCAATCTTTACGGCGGCATCCTCTCCTGCGGCGACGTGGCCAAGGCGCTCGCCGCCGTGCTCGGCGGGCGGCCGCCGCAAAAGCCCCTGGTCGTGCGCATGGCGGGCAACGGCGCCTCGGTGGGGCTCGGCGTGCTCGGCTCCCTGGCGCAGCCGGACATCCACGTGGTCGGCGACATGGCCGAGGCCCTGTCCGTGCTGCGCACGCTGACCGACCAGAAGGAGCCCGCGCGCATCGTCATGCCCGAGGACGACTGGGCGCCCGCGCCGCCCGCCTCGTCCCACGACGCGGCGGACATCGGCGCGTTCCCCCTGTGCAGGGAGTCGGCCGTGCTCGTGCAGGGCGCGACCGGCCGCGTGGCCGGAAAGCATATCGAGCTCATGCGCGCCTACGGCACCAACGTGGTGGCCGGAGTGACGCCTTTCAAGGGCGGTGCGGAGGTGAACGGCCTGCCCGTCTACGACTGCGTGGCGGACGCCTGCCGCGAGCACCGCATCGACGCGTCCATCATTTTCGTACCCGGTCCGTTTGCCGCGGACGCGGCGCTCGAGGCCGCGCGGGCGGGCATCCCCTGGGTGGTCTGCATCACCGAGGGCGTGCCGCAGCAGGACATGCTGGCCGTGCTGCCCAAGCTCGGCTGCCTGGGCACCCGGCTCGTGGGGCCGAACACGCCGGGCGTCATCGTGCCCCGGCAGTGCAAGATCGGGATCATGCCCGCCGAGCCCTTCACGCCCGGCCCCGTGGCCGTGTTCTCGCGCAGCGGCACCCTGACCTACGAGGCCGCCTCGCGCCTTTCGGGCGAGGGCATGGGCCAGAGCTTCTGCCTGGGCATCGGCGGCGATCCCTTCACCGGGCTCGATTTCGTGGACTGCCTGCAGATGGCGGCCGCCGACCCGGAGACCCGGGCCGTGCTGCTCATCGGCGAGATCGGCGGGCGGGCCGAGGAGGACGCGGCGGCCTGGCTGCGCGAGCATCCCATCGGCAAGCCCGTGGCCGCCTTCGTGGCCGGGGTCACGGCCCCGCCCGGCAAGCGGCTGGGCCATGCCGGGGCCATTCTCGAGGAGCATTCCGGTGGCGCGGGGGCCAAGCTCGCCGCGCTGCGCGAGGCAGGCATCTCCCTGTGCGCCTCCCTGGACGAGGTGCCGAAGGTGATGGCCGAACTGCTGTGA
- a CDS encoding dihydroorotate dehydrogenase: MATLNTSVSFGGLTLKNPVLTASGTFGYGLEFSPYGDLTKLGGLVVKGLSLKPREGNPMPRIAETPCGMLNAIGIQNVGVEVFLRNKLPLLPWRETAVIANLYACSAEEFGDLAGLFAGEEGVAALEVNVSCPNVKEGGAAFGADPSQIERVTAAVRKRCPKKPVIVKLSPNVTDIVVAGRAAADGGADILSAINTLTGMAVDVRTRKPRLANVVGGLSGPAVKPVGLRCVWQLARALPLPVIGIGGISTAEDALEYMLVGAHAVQVGTASFMRPDVAFTLVEAIEALGASLGLSSLDEYRGSLKT; this comes from the coding sequence ATGGCCACGCTGAACACGAGCGTCTCCTTCGGGGGGCTCACCCTCAAGAATCCCGTGCTCACCGCCTCGGGCACCTTCGGCTACGGCCTGGAGTTCTCTCCCTACGGCGACCTGACGAAGCTCGGCGGCCTCGTGGTCAAGGGGCTTTCGCTGAAGCCCCGCGAGGGCAACCCCATGCCGCGCATCGCCGAGACGCCCTGCGGGATGCTGAACGCCATCGGCATCCAGAACGTCGGCGTCGAGGTCTTTTTGCGCAACAAGCTGCCGCTCCTTCCCTGGCGCGAGACCGCGGTCATCGCCAACCTCTACGCCTGCTCGGCGGAGGAGTTCGGCGACCTGGCGGGGCTGTTCGCGGGCGAGGAGGGCGTGGCCGCGCTCGAGGTCAACGTCTCCTGCCCCAACGTCAAGGAGGGCGGCGCCGCCTTCGGCGCGGATCCCTCGCAGATCGAGCGCGTGACCGCCGCGGTGCGCAAGCGCTGTCCGAAAAAGCCCGTCATCGTCAAGCTCTCGCCCAACGTCACGGACATCGTGGTCGCGGGCCGGGCCGCGGCGGACGGCGGGGCGGACATCCTCTCGGCCATCAACACCCTGACCGGCATGGCCGTGGACGTGCGCACGAGAAAGCCGCGCCTGGCCAACGTGGTCGGCGGCCTGTCCGGCCCGGCCGTGAAGCCCGTGGGGCTTCGCTGCGTCTGGCAGCTCGCCCGCGCGCTGCCCCTGCCGGTCATCGGCATCGGCGGCATCTCCACGGCCGAGGACGCCCTGGAGTACATGCTCGTGGGCGCGCACGCGGTGCAGGTGGGCACGGCCAGCTTCATGCGGCCGGACGTCGCCTTCACGCTCGTCGAGGCCATCGAGGCCCTGGGCGCGAGCCTCGGCCTCTCCTCCCTCGACGAGTACCGCGGCAGCCTGAAGACCTGA
- a CDS encoding multiheme c-type cytochrome — translation MRFHLLPSLALFSLLAVPCLCGAANPDASGTPEAKTSVPKPPISDATTTCLSCHEMVTPGVVAGWRASRHAQITPAEALKVPAASRRVSSSDIPEELSGTVVGCAECHVTRSAEHGKGAFEHNGFTIHVDVSPDDCAQCHAVERKQYDGNIMAHAYGNLAHNTLYMQAVNAIDGAAAMNAHGRVEIRPASPEAMAGTCFHCHGTKLRVTGTKSRDTALGPMEFPVIAGWPNNGVGRVNLDGSMGSCAACHTRHQFAVKTARQPYTCEECHNGPDVPAYKIYAASKHGGIFSTMKSKWDWNAMPWTVGRDFTAPTCAVCHISQVVTPDGTVLATRTHTMNDRLPWRIFGLPFAHPEPKSPDTSIIRNAEGLPLPTSLNGQVASSFLIDAKEMAVRKARLQKVCSGCHGSAWVEGHWARFEKAIAETDQTVLAGNRVMQKAWKLGLADEKDMFDEYPEKLWGSTWLFYANSSRFTSAMAGGGDYGVFAEGRYQLMQTVLQLQDWVDARRGKKK, via the coding sequence ATGCGTTTCCACCTGCTTCCGTCCCTGGCTCTGTTCAGTCTGCTTGCCGTGCCCTGCCTGTGCGGCGCGGCGAATCCCGATGCCTCGGGCACCCCGGAGGCCAAGACCTCGGTCCCAAAGCCCCCGATCAGCGACGCCACGACCACCTGCCTCTCCTGCCACGAGATGGTCACCCCGGGCGTGGTGGCCGGATGGCGGGCCAGCCGCCACGCGCAGATCACCCCGGCCGAGGCGCTGAAGGTCCCCGCGGCCTCGCGCCGCGTCTCGAGCAGCGACATCCCCGAGGAGCTCTCCGGCACGGTGGTCGGCTGCGCCGAATGCCACGTCACGCGCTCGGCCGAGCACGGCAAGGGGGCCTTCGAGCATAACGGCTTCACCATCCACGTGGACGTGAGCCCGGACGACTGCGCACAGTGCCACGCCGTGGAGCGCAAGCAGTACGACGGCAACATCATGGCCCACGCCTACGGCAACCTGGCGCACAACACGCTCTACATGCAGGCGGTCAACGCCATCGACGGCGCCGCGGCCATGAACGCCCACGGCCGCGTGGAGATAAGGCCCGCGAGCCCCGAGGCCATGGCCGGGACCTGCTTTCACTGCCACGGCACCAAGCTTCGGGTCACGGGGACCAAGAGCCGGGACACCGCGCTCGGCCCCATGGAGTTCCCGGTCATAGCGGGCTGGCCCAACAACGGCGTGGGCCGGGTCAACCTGGACGGGAGCATGGGCAGCTGCGCGGCCTGCCACACGCGCCACCAGTTCGCCGTGAAGACGGCCCGGCAGCCCTACACCTGCGAGGAATGCCACAACGGGCCGGACGTGCCCGCCTACAAGATCTACGCCGCCAGCAAGCACGGCGGCATCTTCTCGACCATGAAGTCGAAATGGGACTGGAACGCCATGCCCTGGACCGTGGGCCGCGACTTCACGGCCCCGACCTGCGCGGTCTGCCACATCAGCCAGGTCGTCACGCCGGACGGCACCGTCCTGGCCACGCGCACCCATACCATGAACGACCGCCTGCCCTGGCGCATCTTCGGCCTGCCCTTCGCCCATCCGGAGCCCAAGTCGCCCGACACCTCGATCATCAGGAACGCCGAGGGGCTCCCCCTGCCGACCTCCCTGAACGGTCAGGTCGCCTCGTCCTTCCTGATCGACGCCAAGGAGATGGCGGTCCGCAAGGCGCGGCTGCAGAAGGTCTGCTCGGGCTGCCACGGAAGCGCCTGGGTCGAGGGGCACTGGGCGCGCTTCGAGAAGGCCATCGCGGAGACCGACCAGACCGTGCTGGCCGGGAACAGAGTCATGCAGAAGGCCTGGAAGCTCGGCCTGGCCGACGAGAAGGACATGTTCGACGAGTATCCGGAGAAGCTCTGGGGCAGCACCTGGCTGTTCTACGCCAACTCCAGCCGCTTCACCTCGGCCATGGCCGGGGGCGGCGACTACGGCGTGTTCGCCGAGGGCCGCTACCAGCTCATGCAGACCGTGCTGCAGCTGCAGGACTGGGTGGACGCGCGCAGGGGAAAGAAGAAGTAG
- a CDS encoding lipid-binding SYLF domain-containing protein yields the protein MRTILALLCLSLVLALAGCEAPKMPPGPPPPVDLYNLLNASAKAVDTVRADPGNEALSELLPKARGVIVFPHVEDASLVFGGSSGDGVLVHRKEDGTWSAPAFYRLTGINAGLVVGATKNQLVMLIMDDAVVKRMAGMTLDLGGSVRQIDGRKLKQHAASLNEALDGVVTFVGGDGFWLGLSASATYVSPKEDTIRRFYGEKATADDVLFKNDYPRPEQADALYRALDAPAATPSVQ from the coding sequence ATGCGTACCATCCTCGCCCTTCTCTGCCTGTCCCTGGTCCTTGCGCTCGCCGGTTGCGAAGCTCCCAAGATGCCTCCCGGGCCGCCTCCGCCCGTGGACCTCTACAACCTGCTCAACGCCTCGGCCAAGGCCGTGGACACCGTGCGCGCCGATCCGGGCAACGAGGCCCTGAGCGAGCTGCTGCCCAAGGCGCGCGGCGTGATCGTCTTCCCGCACGTGGAGGACGCCTCCCTGGTCTTCGGCGGCTCGTCCGGCGACGGCGTGCTGGTGCACAGGAAGGAGGACGGCACCTGGTCCGCCCCGGCCTTCTACCGCCTGACCGGGATCAACGCCGGGCTGGTCGTCGGCGCCACGAAGAACCAGCTGGTCATGCTGATCATGGACGACGCGGTGGTCAAGCGCATGGCGGGCATGACCCTCGACCTCGGCGGCTCGGTGCGTCAGATCGACGGCAGGAAGCTCAAGCAGCACGCGGCCTCCCTGAACGAGGCCCTGGACGGCGTGGTGACCTTCGTGGGCGGCGACGGCTTCTGGCTCGGGCTCTCGGCCAGCGCGACCTACGTCTCGCCCAAGGAGGACACGATCCGCCGCTTCTACGGCGAGAAGGCCACGGCGGACGACGTGCTCTTCAAGAACGACTACCCGCGTCCCGAGCAGGCCGATGCCTTGTATCGGGCCCTTGACGCTCCGGCCGCCACCCCGAGCGTCCAGTAG
- a CDS encoding peptidylprolyl isomerase: MAQAKNGDVVKVHYTGKLSDGTVFDSSEGRDPLEFTLGEGMVIEGFEKAVVGLAPGEKREATFGPDEAYGSYDESLSCAVPRDQIPEHIQPEVGMMLSFTTEDGQPAHVTVTEVTDDSVTLDGNHPLAGKTLTFAVELVSIG; this comes from the coding sequence ATGGCCCAGGCAAAGAACGGAGATGTCGTCAAGGTCCACTATACAGGCAAGCTCTCCGACGGTACGGTCTTCGACAGCTCCGAGGGACGCGATCCCCTGGAGTTCACCCTGGGAGAGGGCATGGTCATCGAGGGTTTCGAGAAGGCCGTCGTCGGCCTCGCCCCGGGCGAGAAGCGCGAGGCGACCTTCGGCCCGGACGAGGCCTACGGCTCGTATGACGAGAGCCTGTCCTGCGCCGTTCCGCGCGACCAGATCCCGGAGCACATCCAGCCCGAAGTGGGCATGATGCTCTCCTTCACCACCGAGGACGGCCAGCCCGCCCACGTCACCGTCACCGAGGTCACGGACGACTCCGTCACCCTGGACGGCAACCATCCGCTGGCCGGCAAGACCCTGACCTTCGCCGTGGAGCTCGTCTCCATCGGCTAG
- a CDS encoding peptidase U32 family protein — MNERTPQILAPAGDSESFLAALAAGADAVYAGLKHFSARMQADNFSVGELARLAELAREKGARTYVPLNVMVKPGELAASGRLIERLARHVRPEALIVQDLAMLELARQAGYEGELHISTLASATHAASLPVAQRLGAKRVILPRELSIDEIKSLAATCPEGLDLEVFVHGALCYAVSGRCWWSSYLGGKSGLRGRCVQPCRRRYSRGGPGERLFSCRDLSLDVLVRLLADVPQVSCWKIEGRKKGPHYVYYAVSAYKALRDGKGSPESRKAAEDYLAQALGRPRTHYGFLPQKPHPAVTPSESTASGRFIGKVAGSPKGGSLSFTPREPLLKGDRLRVGFEDEPGHMVVFVNAPVPKKGRYTLRPQKGNAPRPGSAVYLIDRREPELTALLARLRAEFEAVSAPEPGAASFTPRLPAPAKTGGRPLRLDVHRRMPSGRQSDAVGLWLRPGGEGDISRGLYGRVWWWLPPVLWPEEEEWVRRSLAVLTRGGARRFVCNSPWQIGLFPELGRLDVWAGPFCNLANGLAIQALKELGFSGAFASPELPREDLLELPRQSPLPLGVVSGGMWPLCLSRTKAAEVKSEEPLKSPKGEVLWVRAYGPTWWIYPGWPLDLSAATEALRGAGYSVFANLHEHKPGKVPAATRTSAFNLDLQLL, encoded by the coding sequence ATGAACGAACGCACACCGCAAATACTCGCTCCGGCCGGAGACTCCGAATCCTTCCTGGCCGCCCTGGCCGCAGGGGCGGACGCCGTCTACGCCGGGCTCAAGCACTTCTCGGCCCGCATGCAGGCGGACAACTTCTCCGTGGGCGAGCTGGCCCGGCTGGCCGAGCTGGCCCGCGAGAAGGGCGCGCGCACCTACGTGCCGCTGAACGTGATGGTCAAGCCCGGCGAGCTGGCCGCTTCCGGTCGCCTCATCGAGCGCCTGGCCCGCCACGTGCGCCCGGAGGCGCTCATCGTCCAGGACCTGGCCATGCTCGAGCTCGCCCGGCAGGCGGGCTACGAGGGCGAGCTGCACATCTCCACGCTCGCCTCGGCCACCCACGCGGCGTCTCTACCTGTCGCGCAAAGGCTCGGCGCCAAGCGCGTCATCCTGCCGCGCGAGCTGTCCATCGACGAGATCAAGTCGCTGGCCGCGACCTGCCCCGAGGGGCTGGACCTCGAGGTCTTCGTGCACGGCGCGCTGTGCTACGCGGTCTCCGGCCGCTGCTGGTGGTCGAGCTACCTCGGCGGCAAGAGCGGGCTTCGCGGCCGCTGCGTGCAGCCCTGCCGCCGCCGCTACTCGCGCGGCGGCCCGGGCGAGCGCCTCTTCTCCTGCCGCGACCTTTCCCTCGACGTGCTCGTGCGCCTGCTCGCCGACGTGCCCCAGGTCAGCTGCTGGAAGATCGAGGGCCGCAAGAAGGGGCCGCACTACGTCTACTACGCCGTGTCCGCCTACAAGGCGCTGCGCGACGGCAAGGGCAGCCCGGAGAGCAGGAAGGCCGCGGAGGACTACCTCGCGCAGGCCCTCGGGCGGCCGCGCACGCACTACGGATTTCTCCCCCAGAAGCCGCACCCGGCGGTCACTCCGTCGGAGTCCACGGCCTCCGGCCGCTTCATCGGCAAGGTCGCGGGCAGCCCCAAGGGGGGCAGCCTCTCCTTCACCCCGCGCGAACCGCTGCTCAAGGGCGACCGGCTGCGCGTGGGCTTCGAGGACGAGCCCGGCCACATGGTCGTGTTCGTGAACGCGCCCGTGCCCAAGAAGGGCCGCTACACCCTGCGGCCGCAGAAGGGGAACGCGCCCAGGCCCGGCTCCGCGGTCTACCTCATCGACCGCCGCGAACCCGAGCTGACCGCCCTGCTCGCCCGGCTGCGGGCCGAGTTCGAGGCCGTCAGCGCGCCCGAGCCCGGAGCCGCCTCGTTCACCCCGCGCCTGCCCGCCCCGGCCAAGACCGGGGGCAGGCCGCTGCGCCTGGACGTGCACCGCCGCATGCCCAGCGGCAGGCAGAGCGACGCCGTGGGCCTGTGGCTTCGGCCCGGAGGCGAGGGCGACATCTCGCGCGGGCTCTACGGCCGCGTCTGGTGGTGGCTGCCCCCCGTGCTCTGGCCCGAGGAGGAGGAGTGGGTCCGGCGTTCGCTCGCCGTGCTCACGCGCGGCGGGGCGCGGCGCTTCGTGTGCAACTCGCCCTGGCAGATCGGCCTCTTCCCCGAGCTCGGCCGCCTCGACGTCTGGGCCGGTCCCTTCTGCAACCTGGCCAACGGCCTGGCCATCCAGGCGCTCAAGGAACTCGGCTTCAGCGGCGCCTTCGCGAGCCCGGAGCTGCCCCGCGAGGATCTTCTGGAGCTGCCCAGGCAGAGCCCGCTGCCGCTCGGCGTGGTGTCGGGCGGCATGTGGCCGCTGTGCCTCTCGCGCACCAAGGCCGCGGAGGTCAAATCCGAGGAGCCGCTGAAGAGCCCCAAGGGCGAGGTCCTGTGGGTGCGCGCCTACGGTCCCACCTGGTGGATCTATCCCGGCTGGCCCCTCGACCTCTCCGCCGCGACCGAGGCGCTTCGGGGCGCGGGCTACTCCGTCTTCGCCAACCTGCACGAGCACAAGCCCGGCAAGGTCCCGGCCGCGACCAGGACCTCGGCCTTCAACCTCGATCTGCAGCTGCTCTGA